The window AATAAGAGATGTGAACCAGACCTTCAATAGAGTTGTCCAACTCGACAAAAATTCCAAAAGTGGTGATACCGGAGATATGCCCTTCATATTCCTCCCCGACCTTGTTTTCCATAAACTCCACTTTCTTGACCAGATCCGTTTCCCGTTCCGCATCCACTGCCAGTCGTTCCCGTTCCGATGCATACTGAGCGATTTCCGGCAATCGGGAACGCAAATATTCGGTTCGGTCCTGTGACAGCAGCCCGCCGTTTTCAAAAGTCTCCCGAATGATTCGGTGAATCACAAGATCGGGATATCTGCGTATCGGTGAAGTGAAATGACTGTAATATTCGGCTGCAAGCCCGAAGTGGCCCAAAGGTTCGTGAGAGTATTTTGCCTGCTTCATGGAACGCAGCATGACAGTGGAAATGATCCTTTCTTCCGGCTTGTCCTTTACTTCTTCCAGAAGCTTCTGCAAGGCGCGCGGATGGACTTTGTTGCCGACCCCCTTCACAGAATAGCCAAAGTTGTAGATAAATTCATTAAACTCGTCGATTCTGTCTCCGTCCGGCTCCTCGTGAATCCGGTATAGGAATGGAACATTCATCCAGTGGAAATGTTCTGAGACCGTTTCATTGGCAGCCAGCATGAACTCTTCAATGATTTGCTCCGCTATGGAACGTTCCCGCTTCTTGATCTCAACAGGTTTGCCCTCTCTGTCTACAACTATCTTGGTCTCGACAAAGTCAAAATCAATAGCTCCCCGACGCATCCGCCTTTCAAGCAGTTTCATCGCAAGTTCTTCCATCAATTGAAAATCCGGTACCAGATCCTTGTACCGTTCCATCAGTTCCGGGTCTTTCTCCACCAGAATCTTGCGAACGTTTGTATAGGTCATTCGCTCATTGGTCTTGATGACGCTGGGATAAATATCATGACGCACCAACTCGGCATCCGGTGTCCATTCCATGTCACAGGTCAGGGTCAATCTGTCCACTTTCGGATTCAAGGAACAAATCCCGTTGGACAAACGGTGCGGAAGCATCGGAATTACACGGTCCACCAAATAAACAGAAGTCCCCCGGTTTAGCGCTTCCTTGTCCAGTGGAGAATTCTCACGCACGTAATAGCTAACGTCCGCAATGTGAACGCCAAGCAGTATATTTCCGTTGGCCAACCGCTCCACCGACACGGCATCATCCAGGTCCTTCGCATCTTCCCCGTCAATGGTGACCATCCGGCGGTTTCGCAAATCGCGGCGACCTTTTAAATCCTCTTCGCCAATAGTTTCGGGAACTCGTTCTGCCGCTTGCAGCACTTCCTCCGGAAAGGCTTCCGGCAACCCATGCTTGCGGATCACCGCCAGAATATCCACACCCGGTTCATCCGGATAGCCAAGAACCTCAATTACTTTTCCCTCAATGGATTTCCAGCCTTCAGGGTAATGGGTGATTTCGGCTACCACCTTCATGCCGTCAGCAGCTCCGTTGAATTGCGCTTCCTGCACAAACAGTTCAATCCCCAAACGAGGATCGTCGGGGATAACAAATGCGTAATGCTGGTGGGAGACAAATGTGCCCACTACCGTTTTATGAACCCGTTCCAGAATCCGGATGATGGCGCCTTCCCTCCGGCCATTGGCCCCCGCTTTCGTATGTACCCTTGCAATGACTTTATCCCCGTGCATGGCGCCGTTCATATCGCCTGCATTGACATAGACATCTCCGTTTGCGATTTCTTCCGGATCTGTTGGGATTACAAATCCAAACCCTTTGGCTTTGCCCTGCAACCGTCCGACCACTAGGTTCATTTTTGAAGGCAGTCCATACCGGTGTGTGCGGGTACGAACCACAATCCCTTCATCCTCCATGCGGTTAAGCAGCAAAACCAGTGATTCCAGTTCGTCTCCTTCCCGAACGCCCAATGCTTCTTTCAATTCCATGACATTCATTGGTTTGTACAGCTTTTCCTTCATGATTTCCACGATTCTCTGCTCCAAAATCCCGCACCTCCTTCCGGAACTGTTGCTGTCCCTGAATCTTTAGTTTTCCTTTAAAAACGCTTCTATATCCGCAAATACCTGTTCCCTGTCATGGTCGACAATCAGGATATGCCCGGAATTGGGATATTGTTTGAACTGCTTCTTGGCAGAACCAATGTGACGGTATATATATTGGGCACTTTCGGGTCGAACAGTCAAATCCTGTTCCGCCTGCATGATCAGGGCGGGGGCACGAACCTGATCCAACTCTTTCCGAACCATACGGATCAATTTCAGCAGTTCGGGCACACACTTGACAGGTGTCACAGTATAACCCGCCATATAAGGTTCAATGTGTTCCGGATAGGGTGCCTTGTTTCTGGTTGTCTTAATGAACGGAGTCAACCAGCGGGTGAACCGGGCCCTTCGATCTGCAAGAAAGATGGGGGCACACATGGGGATAACCCCTCTGACCGGCAGCCTTGCTGCCAAATGAAGCGACAAGGACCCACCCATGGAAAGGCCTGCAACAAACACGTCTTTACACTGCTTCTTGAGGTCAAAATAGGCATCTCCGGCCGATTTGATCCAGTCCTTCATACCTGTTTTCATCATATGTTCCGGTGTTGTTCCATGACCGGCCAAGAGAGGGGCTTTCACCGTAAACCCCCTTTCTGCCAGGTATTCTCCCAGTGGACGCAGTTCAGACGGTGTGCCCGTAAAGCCGTGAATCAACAGCACACCCGTTTTTCCACCATTGAATTCAAACGGTTCCGGTCGTTTAAGATTCATCGTCTTTCCCCCCATGACCCGTTATAAAATCGGCCACCAGCCGGCAAACTTCCGCCTGATCGCGACCCAGACAGATCATATGCCTCGAATCCCCCAAAAAATGAATCTTTTTCTCCTTGGACCGGACGGCATTGTAGATGTACCAGGCACTTCTTGTCTGTACAAGATCCTCCTTTTCCCCCTGGATAATCATCGTGGGAACCTCAACCCGCTTCAGGTCGGGCTTCAATGCCCGAACCAGCTTCTGAAAGTTCAGGATGGCTTTTAGCGGAGTAATCCGGATCCGCATGGCGTAGCGCTGGATATCTTTTGCGCCCGGGTCGCCCCCGTCCTCGTGCGCTTTGCCTCGAAATATTCGCGGATTGTCCCGGAATGCCTTTACCCGGTGTTGAACCGCTTCGGCAACGGTTCGGACAAGCTGCCGCCGATTGACATAGTAAATGGGCGAAGACAGCATCGTAAGAGATCTCACAGGATACTTGGCCGCCAAATGAGCGGCGATTAAACCGCCCATGGAAAACCCCATGACATGGACCCGCTTTCCCTGACTTAACAGCCTCAACAGTACCTCCTCGGCACTCTGCACCCAATCCTGCCAGCCGAATTGCTTCATATCCTTCCGGGTCCCGCCATGGCCGGCCAGTGTTGGAGTATGCACTTCATGACCGAGTGACCGCAAGTAATTGGCCAGAGGCTCCACTTCATGCGACGAACCTGTAAAACCATGGAGGATCAAGCAACATGACATCAGCAATCACCCCGAAAGAAAGGAAAACCCCGCCATTACCTGCGGGGTAGATTTCTTCATATGATATGGTTTACTGGTTTGTGACAAGCCATGCTACCCAGACGGACAAAAGGATAAAACCGATCGCCAATCCAGCGGTGATCTTTGCAAAAACCGCATCCATCCCGCGAGCTTTGCGCCCCATCATTTGCTCCGCACCGCCGGTGATGGCGCCAGACAGGCCCGCACTTCTGCCGGACTGCAGCAGCACGGTGATAATCAGGAGTACGCTGAAAATCACCAGTAAAATTTTTGCAAATGTAACCATGCTTCCACCTCCCGGAACGGGTCCGTGAACGAACGAGAAATTTGATGCCGTTTTATTGTAGCATAGGCAGCTTCAGGCGGCAACCTGTTGTCGCTTATCGCTTGATATTGTAGAACGCTTTTTGCCCACCGTACTGGCTGGTGTAATCCAGCATGTCTTCAATCCGCAGCAGTTGGTTGTACTTCGCCACGCGGTCTGTCCGGGACGGGGCTCCCGTTTTGATCTGACCGGCGTTGGTGGCAACGGCAATGTCGGCTATGGTCACATCTTCCGTCTCGCCGGAGCGGTGGGAAATTACAGCTGTGTAGCCTGCCCGTTTGGCCATTTCAATTGCTTCGAAAGTCTCGGTCAGGGTGCCAATCTGGTTGACCTTTACCAGAATGGAATTGCCCACGCCCGATTCAATTCCCTTCGCAAGACGTTCGGTGTTGGTCACAAACAGGTCATCGCCCACCAGCTGCACTCTGGAACCCAGTCGTTGGGTCATGATTTTCCAGCCGCCCCAATCGTCTTCCGACAGTCCGTCTTCGATTGAGATGATCGGGTATTTGCCGGTCAACTCTTCGTACCAGGCAACCATTTCTTCGGAAGTCCTGGTTACCCCCTCGCCTTCCAGATGATATTTGCCATCCTTGTACATTTCGGTGGAAGCCACATCCAGGGCAAGGAACACTTGTTCGCCAGGTTTGTAGCCCGCACGCTCAATGGCGGTCATGATCACTTTCAACGCTTCTTCATTGGACTTAAGGTTGGGGGCGAAACCGCCTTCGTCACCTACAGCCGTATTCAACCCCTGTTCTTTAAGGACCGCTTTCAGAGAATGGAAAACTTCAGCCCCAATCCGCAGCGCTTCCCTGAAGCTTTCCGCTCCCACAGGCATCACCATAAACTCCTGGATGTCCACGTTGTTATCCGCATGAGCGCCACCGTTCAAAATATTCATCATGGGAACGGGCAAGGTTCTGGCATTAAATCCGCCAAGGTATACATAAAGAGGCAGCCCCAGGAAATCGGCCGCCGCGTGAGCGACAGCCATGGATACGCCGAGGATGGCGTTGGCACCCAACTTCCCTTTGTTCGGAGTTCCGTCCAGGTCAATCATCAGTTTATCGATGCCCACCTGATCCAACGCATCCATTCCCACTATCTCCGGTCCAATAACGTCGTTGACATTATCAACCGCTTGCAATACCCCTTTGCCAAGGTAACGGCCTTTGTCTCCGTCTCTAAGCTCAACCGCCTCGTAGGCGCCTGTCGATGCACCGGAGGGAACAATTGCACGGCCGATAGAACCGCTCTCCAGTTCCACTTCCACTTCCACCGTCGGATTCCCACGGGAATCCAATACTTCTCTGGCACGAACGTCATAAATGATACTCATTGCCTGCTCATCCTTTACATAAAAATTTTTACACAATCAATGTTTTCCCTGTCATCTCCGCAGGTTGCGGCAATTCAAGCAAAGTCAGAAGTGTCGGCGACACATCCGCCAGAATTCCTCCATCTCGCAACCGGATCCCCTTTCGAGTCACAATACAGGGCACCGGTTGAGTCGTATGGGCGGTCCAGGGTTTGCCCGTAACTTCATCAATCATAATGTCCGCATTGCCATGGTCTGCGATGATCATGGCCACCCCGCCTTTTTCCAGCACTTTGTCTACGACCCGGCCCAGACATTCGTCCACTGCCTCCACCGCTTTAATGGCTGCTGCCAAATCACCTGTATGCCCCACCATGTCCGGATTGGCATAGTTTAGGATAATAGCGTCAAACTTGTCTGCCTCAATCTCTTTGGTAACCGCATCCGTCACTTCATAGGCGCTCATCTCCGGCTTCAGATCATAGGTGGCCACTTTCGGAGAGGGAATCAGAATCCTCTCTTCCCCTTCGAACCGCTCTTCCCGTCCCCCCGAGAAAAAGGAAGTGACATGCGGAAATTTCTCGGTTTCCGCAATCCGCAATTGTTTCAAACCGTGCTGGGTGAGCACCTCGCCCATCGTATTGTCCAGATTTGTGGGTTTATAGGCCACGTAACCGTCCACCGTTTCTGAAAAGTGAGTCAGGCAGACATAATACAAGTCTTTGGGACATTTGGGTCCCCGGTCGAACCCCCGGAAGTCCTGGTTGGTGAATGCCTGTGAAATCTGAATGGCCCGGTCTGGCCGGAAATTGAACATGATAATCGCATCCCGGTCCTTAATCCGCCCGACGGGTGTGCCGTCCGGATTTACGATGACAGTGGGCATCACAAACTCGTCCGTTACCGACTTTTCGTAACTTTCCTTCAGCGCGAGGATCGGGTCCGTGTATTGCGGCCCTTCCCCGTATACCATAGCCCGGTAGGCCTTCTCCGTTCTTTCCCAGCGTTTGTCCCGGTCCATGGCGTAATAACGGCCCTGCACTGTAGCCAGTTTTCCTACACCGAGATCCTCCATCTTGTATTGCAAATCACGTATGTAGTTGACAGCTGTATGCGGCATCACGTCTCGGCCATCCAGAAATGCATGGACATACACCCTGTCCAGTTTCTGTTGTTTACATAACTCTAACAAAGCAAACAGATGCTGGATATGGCTGTGGACTCCGCCATCGGAGACCAGGCCATACAGGTGCAGATCGGTTCCGTTCTCCTTTACATGGCGGATGGCGTTCAGAAACACCGGATTGTCGAAAAATTCGCCTTCCCGGATCGATTTGCTGATTC of the Effusibacillus lacus genome contains:
- the rnr gene encoding ribonuclease R is translated as MKEKLYKPMNVMELKEALGVREGDELESLVLLLNRMEDEGIVVRTRTHRYGLPSKMNLVVGRLQGKAKGFGFVIPTDPEEIANGDVYVNAGDMNGAMHGDKVIARVHTKAGANGRREGAIIRILERVHKTVVGTFVSHQHYAFVIPDDPRLGIELFVQEAQFNGAADGMKVVAEITHYPEGWKSIEGKVIEVLGYPDEPGVDILAVIRKHGLPEAFPEEVLQAAERVPETIGEEDLKGRRDLRNRRMVTIDGEDAKDLDDAVSVERLANGNILLGVHIADVSYYVRENSPLDKEALNRGTSVYLVDRVIPMLPHRLSNGICSLNPKVDRLTLTCDMEWTPDAELVRHDIYPSVIKTNERMTYTNVRKILVEKDPELMERYKDLVPDFQLMEELAMKLLERRMRRGAIDFDFVETKIVVDREGKPVEIKKRERSIAEQIIEEFMLAANETVSEHFHWMNVPFLYRIHEEPDGDRIDEFNEFIYNFGYSVKGVGNKVHPRALQKLLEEVKDKPEERIISTVMLRSMKQAKYSHEPLGHFGLAAEYYSHFTSPIRRYPDLVIHRIIRETFENGGLLSQDRTEYLRSRLPEIAQYASERERLAVDAERETDLVKKVEFMENKVGEEYEGHISGITTFGIFVELDNSIEGLVHISYLEDDYYHHDEKRYALIGERTGRTFRIGDRVKVRVEAVNKENRTIDFRMLEGGQYVGIGGGKRKEKTGDRRREKVVVAERAAKSKGRKGIRRDKTGSADRQKKQGLKVVAKKAAKRKKK
- a CDS encoding alpha/beta hydrolase, yielding MNLKRPEPFEFNGGKTGVLLIHGFTGTPSELRPLGEYLAERGFTVKAPLLAGHGTTPEHMMKTGMKDWIKSAGDAYFDLKKQCKDVFVAGLSMGGSLSLHLAARLPVRGVIPMCAPIFLADRRARFTRWLTPFIKTTRNKAPYPEHIEPYMAGYTVTPVKCVPELLKLIRMVRKELDQVRAPALIMQAEQDLTVRPESAQYIYRHIGSAKKQFKQYPNSGHILIVDHDREQVFADIEAFLKEN
- a CDS encoding alpha/beta hydrolase, with amino-acid sequence MSCCLILHGFTGSSHEVEPLANYLRSLGHEVHTPTLAGHGGTRKDMKQFGWQDWVQSAEEVLLRLLSQGKRVHVMGFSMGGLIAAHLAAKYPVRSLTMLSSPIYYVNRRQLVRTVAEAVQHRVKAFRDNPRIFRGKAHEDGGDPGAKDIQRYAMRIRITPLKAILNFQKLVRALKPDLKRVEVPTMIIQGEKEDLVQTRSAWYIYNAVRSKEKKIHFLGDSRHMICLGRDQAEVCRLVADFITGHGGKDDES
- the secG gene encoding preprotein translocase subunit SecG; protein product: MVTFAKILLVIFSVLLIITVLLQSGRSAGLSGAITGGAEQMMGRKARGMDAVFAKITAGLAIGFILLSVWVAWLVTNQ
- the eno gene encoding phosphopyruvate hydratase, with translation MSIIYDVRAREVLDSRGNPTVEVEVELESGSIGRAIVPSGASTGAYEAVELRDGDKGRYLGKGVLQAVDNVNDVIGPEIVGMDALDQVGIDKLMIDLDGTPNKGKLGANAILGVSMAVAHAAADFLGLPLYVYLGGFNARTLPVPMMNILNGGAHADNNVDIQEFMVMPVGAESFREALRIGAEVFHSLKAVLKEQGLNTAVGDEGGFAPNLKSNEEALKVIMTAIERAGYKPGEQVFLALDVASTEMYKDGKYHLEGEGVTRTSEEMVAWYEELTGKYPIISIEDGLSEDDWGGWKIMTQRLGSRVQLVGDDLFVTNTERLAKGIESGVGNSILVKVNQIGTLTETFEAIEMAKRAGYTAVISHRSGETEDVTIADIAVATNAGQIKTGAPSRTDRVAKYNQLLRIEDMLDYTSQYGGQKAFYNIKR
- the gpmI gene encoding 2,3-bisphosphoglycerate-independent phosphoglycerate mutase; amino-acid sequence: MTRPKPVALIILDGFGLREQTEGNAVALAKKPNFDRYWGTYPHTQLNASGEAVGLPEGQMGNSEVGHLNIGAGRIVYQDLTRISKSIREGEFFDNPVFLNAIRHVKENGTDLHLYGLVSDGGVHSHIQHLFALLELCKQQKLDRVYVHAFLDGRDVMPHTAVNYIRDLQYKMEDLGVGKLATVQGRYYAMDRDKRWERTEKAYRAMVYGEGPQYTDPILALKESYEKSVTDEFVMPTVIVNPDGTPVGRIKDRDAIIMFNFRPDRAIQISQAFTNQDFRGFDRGPKCPKDLYYVCLTHFSETVDGYVAYKPTNLDNTMGEVLTQHGLKQLRIAETEKFPHVTSFFSGGREERFEGEERILIPSPKVATYDLKPEMSAYEVTDAVTKEIEADKFDAIILNYANPDMVGHTGDLAAAIKAVEAVDECLGRVVDKVLEKGGVAMIIADHGNADIMIDEVTGKPWTAHTTQPVPCIVTRKGIRLRDGGILADVSPTLLTLLELPQPAEMTGKTLIV